The following are from one region of the Flavobacteriales bacterium genome:
- a CDS encoding SiaB family protein kinase → MLDIYDIYDKMERNNIMLSFKGTVTSELLTSILQIMENKLDNSDDSPKIKKKVFNVLVECLQNLYHHIDEIPFVEGLADSKSAIFMMAKNGEDYMIMTGNFIMTENVKGLRDKLDAINAMDKEQLKEYYKSVLNNGTMSAKGGGGLGMIDIARKSGQKLEYSFQEIDKDNSFFALNVKVTPN, encoded by the coding sequence ATGTTGGACATCTACGACATTTATGATAAAATGGAGCGGAACAACATCATGCTCTCCTTTAAGGGCACGGTGACTTCCGAGTTATTGACCTCTATTTTGCAGATTATGGAGAATAAGTTGGATAATTCCGATGATTCCCCAAAGATCAAGAAAAAGGTATTCAATGTATTGGTAGAATGTTTGCAAAACCTTTACCATCACATTGATGAAATTCCATTTGTAGAAGGATTGGCCGATTCTAAATCTGCCATATTTATGATGGCAAAAAATGGTGAAGATTACATGATTATGACGGGCAATTTTATCATGACCGAAAATGTGAAAGGTTTACGGGATAAGTTGGACGCCATTAATGCCATGGACAAGGAACAATTAAAAGAATACTATAAGTCGGTATTGAACAACGGGACTATGTCGGCCAAAGGCGGTGGTGGATTAGGAATGATTGATATCGCCCGTAAATCCGGACAAAAACTGGAATATAGTTTTCAGGAAATTGATAA
- a CDS encoding branched-chain amino acid aminotransferase, whose amino-acid sequence MLAENTTMSIQIEKTKNSRISEVDFNNIIFGRQFSDHMFVMDFKNGKWENPKIVPYAPIPMSPATHALHYGQSIFEGMKAYKNESGEVFLFRPEENFKRLNSSAERMCMPTLSKEIFMDALTELIKLDAEWIPKKAGSSLYVRPFMFATDEFIGVKPSENYRFVIFTCPVNSYYTEPVRVKIETVYSRACEGGVGRAKAAGNYAGALYPARLGQQEGYHQLVWTDAKEHKYIEESGTMNIMFVIGDKLLTPPTSGTILPGITRSSVLTIARDWGMNVEETSIHVDEVINALKKGTLVEAFGTGTAATIAHIQLIGYRNKQYTLPTPTEDFFSNKVSNYLEDLRRGAVEDKHNWIYKVM is encoded by the coding sequence ATGCTAGCAGAAAACACTACTATGTCTATACAGATCGAAAAGACAAAAAATTCAAGAATTTCCGAAGTTGATTTTAATAATATCATTTTTGGTCGCCAGTTTTCCGATCACATGTTTGTGATGGATTTTAAAAACGGAAAATGGGAAAATCCGAAAATTGTACCGTATGCGCCAATTCCGATGAGTCCTGCCACTCATGCTTTGCATTATGGTCAATCCATTTTTGAGGGAATGAAAGCCTACAAAAATGAAAGCGGTGAAGTTTTTCTATTCAGACCCGAAGAAAATTTTAAACGCTTAAACAGTTCTGCAGAACGGATGTGTATGCCTACACTTTCGAAAGAAATTTTTATGGATGCGCTAACGGAGCTCATCAAATTAGATGCAGAGTGGATCCCGAAAAAAGCTGGTTCTTCCTTATATGTTCGTCCATTTATGTTTGCAACGGATGAATTTATTGGCGTAAAACCTTCGGAAAACTATCGTTTTGTAATCTTTACTTGTCCGGTTAATTCCTATTATACCGAGCCGGTTCGCGTAAAAATTGAAACCGTTTACAGTCGTGCCTGCGAAGGTGGGGTTGGTCGCGCTAAAGCTGCAGGAAATTATGCTGGTGCCTTGTATCCTGCCCGTTTAGGTCAGCAAGAAGGTTATCATCAGCTGGTGTGGACCGATGCCAAGGAGCATAAATACATTGAGGAATCGGGTACCATGAACATCATGTTTGTTATTGGCGATAAACTTTTAACGCCTCCAACCAGTGGGACTATTTTACCCGGTATTACCAGAAGCAGTGTATTAACCATTGCACGCGACTGGGGAATGAATGTAGAGGAAACATCCATCCATGTTGATGAGGTTATCAATGCCTTGAAAAAAGGAACACTGGTAGAAGCATTTGGTACCGGAACCGCAGCAACCATTGCGCATATTCAGTTAATCGGTTATCGAAATAAACAATATACACTCCCTACTCCAACCGAGGATTTCTTCTCGAATAAGGTGAGCAATTACCTCGAAGATTTAAGAAGAGGTGCAGTAGAAGATAAACACAACTGGATTTACAAAGTAATGTAA
- a CDS encoding S8 family peptidase, translated as MVRIYLLLLVTLLTFHGSAQQRGVDHKLSAYLKDCPDQKEIHLFVKGDKARLESFFKENEGSIKYASGPYWAIRIPASSLRKLMHTTICSNYHFDNYKPVVMNDTMRVKNNIDSVYLGFQPLGTPYTGKSVLTAIIDTGIDFNHPDFKDSTGQTRIVAIWDQTAVFDPQRTPPQYGYGQVWDSSTINQGICTQVDNYAHGSTVAGCTAGNGLATGHHRGVAPEATIIGVKSDLNSSNWLAIMADAVDWIFHMADSLNMPVVINASLGVYEGSHDGKDPAAVYIDSLIRAKRGRLMVCAAGNSGNSALYGNYHLHSEVTSGDTAFTWFQYNPSTYLGYGAVFFEAWSDTSSLNHMMFSVGADATSPQFSFRGNTPFRSVDQIPLTGLTDTLRNGANTLAIVDYYKEEMNGVYLLQVHLKQPDSSQYNFRFITTGDGSYDVWSATWLGTSAILNTGIPSNTQLPDIIHYRMPDSASVIVSSFTCLSSVVTVANYNSTNAYWDYNGNLQTFPTVTGAISVNSSRGPTRDFRQKPEIAATGDVTMSAGPLTSMAWMRINEPFKVSQDTMHIRNGGTSMASPVVAGVGALLLEKCPQLNWDEFAAIISGTANSDAFTGNIPNSTWGFGKINGFRALIETNFQVEIVADTFLCNGDSVLVSTNGNYSTYDWSNGGNQSQFFQMDTDTLQVTVTNMAACKSTDSLFIITEAQALAAPLINGSTSFCYGDSTLLICNENYPIFNWSTGSDSSSTFASASGIISLSAIDVNGCESPVSTINLVELPLTTTSYTYNGNSDSLCFYYGAPYVSLEWYIDNGSGFTLFSATDSACYFPNGDFDLYLVVTDTNHCSAYSDTSHFQISGLEDESSSLLVSIFPNPFHDQLSIRAEAGLKIEMINQLGQIVYTFKIPASGNYSFYPELAPGIYYLRITSATETKCLPIIRQ; from the coding sequence ATGGTCCGGATTTACCTCCTTTTACTGGTGACTTTGCTCACCTTTCATGGTTCAGCTCAGCAAAGGGGTGTCGACCATAAATTATCGGCCTATCTAAAGGATTGTCCCGATCAGAAGGAAATCCACCTCTTCGTAAAAGGGGATAAAGCCAGATTAGAATCTTTTTTCAAGGAAAACGAGGGCAGTATTAAATATGCTTCCGGTCCCTATTGGGCCATCCGGATTCCTGCTTCTTCCCTTCGAAAATTAATGCACACTACTATTTGCAGCAATTATCATTTCGATAATTATAAACCCGTTGTAATGAATGATACCATGCGGGTAAAAAACAATATCGATTCGGTTTATTTGGGATTTCAGCCACTTGGTACTCCTTATACCGGGAAGTCCGTTTTAACAGCGATTATAGATACGGGGATCGATTTTAATCATCCGGATTTTAAGGATTCTACCGGACAAACCCGCATTGTTGCTATTTGGGACCAGACCGCCGTATTTGATCCCCAACGAACACCCCCGCAGTATGGCTACGGACAAGTTTGGGATTCCAGCACCATCAATCAGGGAATTTGTACCCAGGTGGATAATTATGCACATGGATCAACCGTTGCAGGATGTACGGCAGGAAATGGACTGGCAACCGGACATCACCGTGGTGTTGCACCTGAAGCTACGATTATAGGAGTGAAAAGCGATTTGAATTCATCCAACTGGTTAGCCATTATGGCCGATGCGGTGGACTGGATTTTCCACATGGCCGATTCTTTAAATATGCCGGTAGTAATAAATGCCAGTCTTGGTGTGTATGAAGGTTCGCACGATGGAAAAGATCCTGCAGCTGTTTATATCGATTCATTGATACGAGCTAAACGCGGACGATTAATGGTTTGTGCTGCCGGTAATTCTGGAAATTCGGCTTTATATGGCAATTACCATTTGCATTCAGAAGTCACCTCCGGTGATACGGCATTTACATGGTTTCAATATAATCCTTCCACTTATTTAGGTTATGGAGCAGTATTTTTTGAGGCCTGGTCAGATACTTCATCGCTTAATCACATGATGTTTTCGGTGGGTGCAGATGCTACCAGTCCACAGTTTTCATTCCGGGGAAATACGCCATTTCGTAGTGTGGATCAAATTCCTTTAACAGGACTTACCGATACCTTAAGAAATGGAGCAAATACATTGGCAATTGTCGATTATTACAAAGAGGAAATGAATGGTGTTTATCTCTTGCAGGTTCACCTGAAACAACCCGATTCCAGTCAATATAATTTTCGCTTTATCACCACCGGTGATGGTAGTTACGATGTATGGTCGGCAACCTGGTTAGGAACCAGTGCAATATTGAATACAGGAATTCCATCCAACACGCAATTGCCCGATATTATTCATTACAGAATGCCCGATTCTGCATCGGTCATTGTTTCTTCTTTTACGTGTTTAAGTTCGGTTGTAACGGTGGCCAATTATAATTCCACCAATGCGTATTGGGATTACAATGGAAACCTGCAAACATTTCCTACCGTAACCGGTGCCATTTCTGTGAACTCGAGTAGGGGACCAACCCGCGATTTTAGGCAGAAACCTGAAATTGCAGCAACGGGAGATGTCACCATGAGCGCTGGTCCGCTTACCAGTATGGCATGGATGAGAATCAATGAACCGTTTAAAGTTTCGCAGGATACCATGCACATTCGCAATGGTGGTACTTCCATGGCATCACCCGTGGTGGCCGGAGTTGGTGCTTTATTATTGGAAAAATGTCCGCAATTAAATTGGGATGAATTTGCTGCCATCATTTCGGGCACTGCCAACAGTGATGCATTTACGGGTAACATTCCCAATTCAACCTGGGGATTTGGAAAGATCAACGGATTTAGAGCTTTGATTGAAACGAATTTTCAAGTCGAAATTGTGGCTGATACTTTTTTATGTAATGGAGATTCTGTTTTAGTTAGTACCAATGGAAATTATTCCACCTATGATTGGAGCAATGGAGGAAATCAATCGCAATTTTTTCAGATGGACACAGATACCCTTCAGGTCACCGTTACAAATATGGCTGCGTGTAAATCGACAGATTCTCTTTTTATTATTACGGAAGCACAAGCTTTGGCAGCACCTTTAATTAATGGATCAACTTCGTTTTGTTATGGCGATTCTACATTATTAATCTGTAACGAAAACTACCCGATTTTTAACTGGAGCACAGGTTCAGATTCTTCTTCCACCTTTGCTAGTGCCTCTGGAATAATTTCATTGTCTGCTATCGATGTCAACGGATGTGAGAGTCCTGTTTCAACTATAAATTTAGTTGAGTTGCCACTTACAACTACCAGTTATACCTACAATGGAAATTCAGATTCCCTGTGTTTTTATTATGGAGCACCTTATGTTTCTCTGGAATGGTACATCGATAACGGTTCCGGATTTACACTTTTTTCTGCTACGGATTCAGCCTGCTATTTCCCGAATGGAGATTTTGATTTATACCTCGTGGTAACCGACACCAATCACTGTTCTGCCTATTCCGATACGAGTCATTTTCAGATTTCAGGATTAGAAGATGAATCATCTTCATTGTTGGTTTCCATATTCCCCAATCCATTTCACGACCAACTTTCTATTCGTGCTGAGGCAGGATTAAAAATAGAAATGATCAATCAACTGGGACAAATCGTCTATACATTTAAAATACCCGCTTCCGGAAATTATTCATTTTATCCTGAACTGGCTCCTGGAATATATTATCTCAGAATTACTTCTGCAACTGAAACGAAATGCTTGCCCATAATCCGGCAATAA